AAGCAGTTTGCTTTCTTAAGCCTTTGGCTTGCGATTTAATGAAATCATAAATTTGTTTCGCTTCGCTCAACTTCATTTATTTCAAAGCAAACCATCTGCTCGTATATTCGTCACTAAAATCCTTGATTTTAGGACTCACATATACTCGCAGATTTCGCTCAGGCACGGACAACAAGCAGTTGTTGTCCTAAAACTTCGTTTTGCCCTCGCTCACTTAAAATCGGGTCATCGGTGTAATATAAGAAAAGTGGTTCTTTTTTTGAAAGGACATAATATGAGTCTCAATCCCCTTAAAATCGGGTCATCGGTGTAATTTGAAAAAATTGTCAGCTAAAGAATTGGCTGACATTAGTCTCAATCCCCTTAAAATCGGGTCATCGGTGTAATGAAGGCTTGAAGAGGCAGATAAGCTTGCAATAGAAGTGTCTCAATCCCCTTAAAATCGGGTCATCGGTGTAATGTAGGTGCTATTTCATCAAATGTAAAAAAAGTGCTGTCTCAATCCCCTTAAAATCGGGTCATCGGTGTAATTATGATTATCGCTTCAACACTGCAATGGATGTGGCTGAGTCTCAATCCCCTTAAAATCGGGTCATCGGTGTAATATTTAGTCCAGATATAGCTAAATGGGAGGAACTATCAGGAAAGTCTCAATCCCCTTAAAATCGGGTCATCGGTGTAATAAGTTATTAGAGGCATGTTAAGAGGCTATTATGTCTCAATCCCCTTAAAATCGGGTCATCGGTGTAATTGATGTAGCTTTTGAAGCACATTCAGTTAAATCATTAAGTCTCAATCCCCTTAAAATCGGGTCATCGGTGTAATAGCTAAATGGGAAGAGTTAAATAGTGAACAAAAGCTTGGTCTCAATCCCCTTAAAATCGGGTCATCGGTGTAATATAGTGAACAAAAGCTTGAAGTTAAAAAATCCTTAAGTCTCAATCCCCTTAAAATCGGGTCATCGGTGTAATAGTAACAACAAGTTGTCAAATACCCATAAATACGATAATTTAGTGTATCAATAGTTTTCTTAAAATTTACTTTAGTATCCATTATTTGTCTTTTTATCGAAAATCGATCTCCGAAAAATCGATACTTTAAGTCTCATTTAATACTTAAATGAAACTTTAACACATTTACCGTATGAGAAATATCTCTTTCAAATCATACGCAACACCCATGTATATACCATGATCTTTGATTTTGTATATTCTTACATCGTCCTCATCTGGATCAATAAGTTCGGTAAGTTTATCAGCTATCGCATAAATCTCCTCTTTAGTTGCTTTCTTTGCAAGGAAGATAGAGTATTGGATCCTTATACATTCTTGCTCTAATAATTTTGCAATTTTGCGAAGTCTTTTTGGATTGCTAATGTCATAGCAGATCAAATAGTCACTTCTTTTCATAATTTACCACTCTTCCCACTATGTATCTACGTGCATCAATGATATAAACTTTAAAGAATTTTGTAAGATAGAAGAGTTCGCGCAGTGATATTTCGGTATTGAGACTGAGGTAGAGTGCATAAATTTTGTTATATGAAACAATAAATTGAGTATCTTCGATTCTGATATCCAGATATCCATCATTAGCTTTTACTTTGGCATTTGATTTAATGATGAGTTTTTTTCGATAATATCTCTCATTGTTGCGAGGGTTTGCTTTATTGCTGACTCTTGGCCTTCTATGAAAATCTTGAGATTTGTCCATAACTTTTTCCTTCCATTGTGCGTTAGCAGTACACTTTTCTTATTTTTAGAAAAATCCTGAATTGTAAGATGCTTATCGAGAAATTGATATGCTACAAACTTGTCAATTTCAGCTCTGAAAAACTCTAAGATATCTGAACTCAAAGCTAAATGATCTCTAAAAGAGGTATGTAAATAGCCAATAAGTGGCTCAAAACCATAAAAATGAAGCCATGTTGATATTTCAAAATAGAAGATAGTATATACATAGGATAGCAGAGCATTTACCGGATCAAGAGGCGGATTTTTACTTCTTTGCCCTTTGGCTAAAATTTTTGGAAATAACGTAAAATAGTGTTTGAAGTACTCTTTTGCCAAACTACCCTCAATTCCTAAAAGGGTTTGAAGATCTTTTGCTTTTTGCAGTTCTTTTAAAATTTTTCCTTTTTCAAAATTGAGGTTGAAGTGCTTGAGCGTTTCGTATGATTTATGGATCTTCGCTTCAAGAATAAATTTTGCAATTTCTACTCTTTTGACAAGAGCGTGATATTGAGCCTCTTTGAGGTGCGCATTTTTGTTATATTTTTTTTGAATATGGATAAACTCTTTTGGGTTTGTAGTTACTATCAAGATTGCAGTATCATTTTTGGCAATTGTTGCAATATCCTTGAGTGAAATATCGGTTCTATGTGAGAGTATGAGATAATCTATAGCCTTCAATGGGAGCTTCATCTCATTGTCTATTACCAAAACAGTGCTTTTTATCTCTATTGATGACGCTCTATCGATGATGACTCTATTCATATAACAACTGTTCCTTTGTCAAAAGGCAACTGCTTTGCTTTGCCGAGCAAAATAGCATCCTTTTCAACTTCAACAATATTGATTCTATCAACTTCAGCATCCATTCTCAAAAAGAGTTTTCTTATCAATTTTTCGAGATCTTTTTGTGATAGATAACTCTCCACTGCACTCTTTTGCCCGCCAAAGGCAAAAGAGTAAACTACTTTTCTTACCTTATAGAGTCGCTTTTTATCTGCTATGTCATAACAAATAAGATAGAGTTTAGTCTTCATCGACTCTGCTTTTCAAGGATGCAACAAAACTACAATCTTTTTTAATGGCAGACTGCTGTAACGCTTCATATTCACCTTTTAGGCGGCTTAATTCTTCAGCTTTGTCGCCACTTGCCAAAAAGAAAAGAGCCGGCCAAAACACTACTAAACCCACAGTGGTTGCTAATACATCTCGCTTATGAGCTTTATCTTGAACACCTGCAATTTCAGATACTTTTGCAGAAACTCTTGCCATCTCGTCTTGAAGCTGTTCACAAGAGTAATGACGGTATTGCAATGGAGATACATACGCAGCATTGATATCTTCAGCCTTTTTGGCACATCCTGTGAATAAGACTCCCAACATGAGAGACAAAGAAACAATTTTTCTCATAACAACCTCCAGTTTTTGAGGAGATTGTAGTAGATAAAACCGTCAATTATTGTCGTTTAGAAACTTTAATAGAAGATTTTCAAGCTCTTTTTGAAGATATGCAGGGGATATTATTCTCATATGAGGAAGCCATCTCTTGGCCAAAAGGAGAATTTCATTGTCGTTGTTTATATTGTATTCTATGAGCAACGAACCATCTTCATGCTCCTTGAGAATTTTTTGAGATTTTAAAAACTTTTTTACCTTAAAATGCCTTGCAACCTCTGCATCAACTTTTACAGTTACAGGAAAAAATGGCTCATTATAACTTGTAAAGAGAGATTGGAAATTTTTGAAAAAATAGTCTACTTCTGCTGGTGTTTTAAATGTATTCGGATGTTGCGTTATTTCTTGAATAAAATTGATTCTTAAAAATTTAAAACCATTATTAATAGGATCTTTGCTCAAAATCGCCAAATACCAGTTATTTTCTGCAAAAACAATTTTAAGCGGTTTTACTTTACTAAAATAATACGTTTTATCAGATTTATAGACTATATCGATATATTTTTTGAAATAGATTGCGCTTTTGAGGATCTGCAAATGTTTTGTAGCTATTAACTCTTCGAAAGGAGGCTCTTTGATGAAGAATATTTTGTCATCTTTTTTAATTATATTGTTTGGGCAAAAGCCAAGATATTGTAAAAAAGGGCTATTGGTCAAAATCAAAACATCTATAAATTTTTCATACTCTCCAAAATCTCTTTTTGAAGGCAGAAGATCCCCTATAGCCAACGTTTGCGGCAATGCGTAACAGCCTTTTGTAGTTGGGATAAATGAAATCTGAAAAAACTCTTCAATCTCAGCTTTTAACCTCTGTACATTTCGCACAGAAGTTTGAAGCAATTCTGCAAGATGTTTGATACAGAATTTTCTATGTTTTTGAATATACATCAAAAATGCAAGGAGTTTTCTGCTTTTAGTCACTGTCAATCCTATCGCCAAAATAATCTCATCAGCTGTTAAATAGTTCAATGTCTTTGTTTGCTTAAATTTTAAATTGCTCTGCTTCTTTTTTGCTCATTTTGATAACAAATTCTTTGTTCTTGCCTGTTTGGGTCTCTTGAAGAGTTTTTAACATATTTTTATCCTGAAAAAATGAAAGCTTGTATCTTGTATCTTGATCTTTTTGTATCATCCCCAATATTCCCATAAGTTCGCTTCTTGTAAAATTCTTCCTCAATAGAGACAAGCCTGTATCGACCCTTTTTCCATCTATTTCAAAAATGATTTCTACGGGCTGTTCGTTTCTTATGAACTCTATAAAACCCCAGCCAGCCAAAATTGCCAAAGCAACAGCGCTTGCTGTATCCAAGATCCCATATATTTCCCACAAATAAGAATTAAGAATTTTTGCAATGATTCCGCTAATGATTACAACTATAAATACAATAAATGGAATATATCGATTCACTCATATCTCCTAAATCTCACAAATTGAAACTCAGAGTATTTTGCAACTTTATCATCAATGTTTCTCTCTTTTACAATACGTTTCGTGGTAGCATAAACTGGCACTACTCCCAGCTTTTTAGCTTCATTTACAAGAATGCAACAAAGTCCAAAATCTCCTTGAATGAGAGCAAAATCTCCCTTTTTGGTATTCTCTTGCAAAAAATCGACTAGAGGCTTCGCATAATTTCTCAGACTTTCAAGATCAGGCGGCACATTGGAAAAAAGCGTTTGAAGATCTGGCGGAAGATAGACAAACTCTTCTATTCCCATCTCTTTTGCAGCTTTAATCTGTTCAGGTATCAGTTTGTGGGAAAAAAAGAGAAGTAATTTTTTCATTTGTGATACTTTCTCTTCTTTTTTTCCAGTTCATTTAAAAGAAATAGCTTGAAATTACTTTTATCTATAATAGGAGCTTCTTGTAAAACTTTATTTGCTTGATTGATATAATTTTGAAGGTGTTCAATGCTTTTCTTTAGACTTTTTTTACCACCTTTTTCTCCAATGAATGCGTGATTGGCCAAATTCCTCAAATCTTTAATTTGTTCAACAAGCTTGATAAACTCTTTTTTAAAAAAATGCTGCTGATATTTCAATATGTATCCTATTGATGAATCAATATCTCGGATTTTATAACCTTGTTCCAATAAATTAAGTTCTTCAATAATGTAATAATGAAGCGTTTCACGTAAAATAGTAAGAGCCTGAGCATATCTGTTTTTATGAAACAATACATCAGATAGTATAAGATAGAGTTGCCACTTTGGTAAATTGAAATCAAAGTTTTTAGTTTCTTTTTTCAATTCATCGATTATAAATGAAAACGATTTTATATCATTAGGTACATTTTCAACTTTTTCTAATTTCTCTTCAATTTCTTTAATTGTTTCTAAATAGATATCAGCAGCGGCAAAACCGACGCTTTTTGTATAGATATCAAATTTATTCGCCAATGAACTGATTGGATGATATTCTTCATCTCCTTTATGTTCTCTTATTTTTTTAGAAATCAATTGAGCTATTTCTCTGCCATCGCCATATTTTTTAAAAATATTTGCAGACTCTATCCATTGATTAAGTTCGATAAATGGAAGCATATTGACAATAGGTGTTATATTTTCCTCTTTGGCTTCAAATATACCGTAATACACTCCCTTTACTTCAGCATTTTTGAAATTTTTAAAAAATTGCAATATAGTAGATATAAAAAGAGGCAAGGAGCGAAATCCATGAGTAATATCGAAATATATTTCACTATTATCAACATCTAAACTTGTTAAAACTTCAAATATTTTCCAAAACTCTTCACTGTTTTTTCCAAATGGGATAATTACCTTTTCATAATCTTTTATATATTCATCAGCCAAATTCCACAAGGATTCTACAGTTCCTACAATAAAAATTTTGTCAGGATTATATAATCTCCTTAAAGCATCACCGACCAATTTACTTTGAATTATCTTGTCTTCTATTTTATAGGATGTCAAACTATAATTATATTTTTGGTTTTCTTTTTGATATTGCCCTTTTCCAAGTATACTGATAAGTATTTTCTCTTTCATGTTTCTGCCTTAAATGTCTCTTTTTTCTTAATATGGACAGCCTATTTATCTCTACCTACTTTTTTATACTAGTTCCCATAAATGAAATCAAAATTTTCGCCATTATTCAAACTATCTTATTTTTTTACCACACATTTTTGCAGTTTTTTATCAAATGTTTTAATCATATAATCTTGTGACATTGAGCAAAGTAATGCATCTACAAAATCTAAATTCTTTATTGTATATAATCTAAGGGCGTCTATAATGTAATACTTCTTTGGTAAAAGAGTGATATTTGGATATTCAAAAAGCAACTGCAACGAATCAACAATCTCTTTTTTCTGAACATCGTATACACCTCTTAAAACATAAATTACTTCTGCCACCACTTCACCTAAAATTAATATCTCTTGATTTTCGATGATATCTTTCACTTCTTCAAACATTTTTGCATCATCTTGCAGCAAATAACGCAAAACAATATTAGTATCGATTACTATCATTAATCTACTTTTCGATACTTATTCATAACATACTCTTGCCAAGCACCTTCTTCTTTTTCTTTTAAAGTTGGATTTGCATACTTTTTCAACATTCCTGCTGCTCTATTTTTTTTAATTTGTACTATTTTTTTTTCGATTTCATTTACTAAATCTGCATATTTCGCTTGAATATAAAATCCTTTTACTACATTTTTTTTCTTATCGATAATCTCGATAATTTCATACTCATCCAATTTATGCAAATTTCTTTGAATCTCAGAAATTGATAATTTTTGCACAACTTTCCTTTTCATATATATTTTCATATATTATAACAAACTATTTCAAATGGTCATCAATTTTTTCCAAAACTATTTTATTGTCTTTTTCGTTACAATAGACTCTTCTACTATCATCTCCATCAAATGGATAAAATTCATGAGAATTTTTTTTAAAATTTTCCTTCTATTTGTTGTCTCTGTGGGAGATAAACAAAATCCCTTATTCCTTTTTCTTTGATTACTTTAATCTGCTCGGGCACTAGTTTGTAGGAGAAAAAGAGGAGTTTTTTCATAATTGTTAAATTTTAAAAAGTTCTACTTGTTTTAAAAATTCATCTTTTATTATTCGCTTTTTTTCTTCATTTAAATATTTTATATATTTATCATGATCTTCAAAAGTTTTATAAATATAAAAATTATTATCATTAACAAAATAGAAAATTCTATACGGATTATCTCCATTATCATATACATAGTGACCATTTTTTAATTCAGTTTTATTTTGATAGTTCCACTGAAATTTGTTTTTAAGAATATCTATTATGTGTGGTTGTTTTTTAATCTCATTATAAATATCGTCAGTAGTATAAAAAATAAAATTTTCTCTTTTATACTTATCCCATAAAATTTTTCCAAGAGGATTTAATGCAACAATATCCTCTTCTATTTCTAATAAATTTTTACATTTTTTAAGATATTGATAATTTAATTCACTTTTATTTAACAATAAATTTGCGTCAATGATACAAAACTCTTTCCAATACTTATCAAAAAGTTTTTCATCAATACTAATTGGAATTTGTGGAATTTCTATTAGTGCATCAGTAAACTCAAATATATAAAAAATTGGTATTTTATTAACCTGTCCAAATATTGTCATATAAGGAATCACACCTTTAAATCCACCAGTTACATTAAGCACCATATCTCCAAAATATTCTCCATTTGAACCTATTTGATTTAATCTATTAAGAAGATTAATCAAACCTTTTTTATATCTCTTATAATCTGCAACTTGCAGATCTTTAATAATATTTTTCTCATCAAAATTGACTCTATAATTACTATTTTTCTCAATTAGCTCTTTTAATATTTCGCTACATAAAGGAGATAATATAGAGTCTGTAGCAATAAGTTCAATATCAATTGAAAAATTTTTAAATTTTTCATTTTTTTGTATAGCAATAAGACTTTTTATTTCTGCTGAAGTTTTTTCATCAAAAGTAATATTTTCTTTTATAAAATCTTTTAATGCATTAAACTCTTTAGAAAAAGATTCTTTTTCCCTATAGTCCTTCTTAAAAAGTTTAGAAAAATTCTCAAGAGCTTCTTTTTCACTTTGTATTAAATTACATTTATTTCTCAAAGGGTTAATAATATTAGTTACCAAAGATGTCCCTACAGTAGTAACTATTTTCATGGTTTTATCTCCAACTTAGTCCATCCTAATTGATTTTTATCCTCATCACACCAAGTTGAAAGTTGATAAGCAAAATCTTTTTTTACTTTCTTACCTTTTTTATCTTTTACATCAACTTTTATTTTTCTTTTGTTCTCTATTGTTTTGGCACCAGCACCTGAATGTTTACCAATTTTGATTAAATATTCTTCATATTCTGGTATCTTTATACCTTGCCACCACTCTCTTTTTCTCTCAAAACTGTTTATTTTTTGATAATAATCTTTTAAACAAGTTTTGATAAATTCAAAATCAAAATTTTCCGGTACGTGTGAAATCTTTTTTAATAAATTTTCATTTATATTTATTGTTCCTTCAAATTCTCCATTTTTTACCACTTCTAATATTACTGGTATTAATTGAAAATCTTCTTTTCCTTTATTGAAAGGTTGAATTATATTTTTCTCAACATTAACAGGTTTTAAATCACTAATGCTTAAAACTTTTAAAAAGTCTTTTGTAGCATCAAATTTATCTTGATTACAAAAAATTTGAGCCATAAATTTATTTTCATTTTGAATATCTTTTAAATCTTCATACTTTTGATTAAAAATATAGTTTGCAACTGCTGTTCTTATTGCTCCCTTAATACTACTTCCGGGAATATATACTTTTTT
The Nitratiruptor tergarcus DSM 16512 genome window above contains:
- the cas1 gene encoding CRISPR-associated endonuclease Cas1 gives rise to the protein MNRVIIDRASSIEIKSTVLVIDNEMKLPLKAIDYLILSHRTDISLKDIATIAKNDTAILIVTTNPKEFIHIQKKYNKNAHLKEAQYHALVKRVEIAKFILEAKIHKSYETLKHFNLNFEKGKILKELQKAKDLQTLLGIEGSLAKEYFKHYFTLFPKILAKGQRSKNPPLDPVNALLSYVYTIFYFEISTWLHFYGFEPLIGYLHTSFRDHLALSSDILEFFRAEIDKFVAYQFLDKHLTIQDFSKNKKSVLLTHNGRKKLWTNLKIFIEGQESAIKQTLATMRDIIEKNSSLNQMPK
- the cas2 gene encoding CRISPR-associated endonuclease Cas2, which gives rise to MKRSDYLICYDISNPKRLRKIAKLLEQECIRIQYSIFLAKKATKEEIYAIADKLTELIDPDEDDVRIYKIKDHGIYMGVAYDLKEIFLIR
- the csm5 gene encoding type III-A CRISPR-associated RAMP protein Csm5; translated protein: MQAKIRLIVKTPIHIGSGEDYWPYDYLITNNSVKIINDIEFNKRVLSDEKLYQNFLEISENSQKIVSFYRKNAKEFLEEIKLKPNAKEYLSKRGDIRAPINQFIKDVYKKVYIPGSSIKGAIRTAVANYIFNQKYEDLKDIQNENKFMAQIFCNQDKFDATKDFLKVLSISDLKPVNVEKNIIQPFNKGKEDFQLIPVILEVVKNGEFEGTININENLLKKISHVPENFDFEFIKTCLKDYYQKINSFERKREWWQGIKIPEYEEYLIKIGKHSGAGAKTIENKRKIKVDVKDKKGKKVKKDFAYQLSTWCDEDKNQLGWTKLEIKP
- the csx20 gene encoding CRISPR-associated protein Csx20 encodes the protein MKKLLLFFSHKLIPEQIKAAKEMGIEEFVYLPPDLQTLFSNVPPDLESLRNYAKPLVDFLQENTKKGDFALIQGDFGLCCILVNEAKKLGVVPVYATTKRIVKERNIDDKVAKYSEFQFVRFRRYE
- the csx2 gene encoding TIGR02221 family CRISPR-associated protein; protein product: MKEKILISILGKGQYQKENQKYNYSLTSYKIEDKIIQSKLVGDALRRLYNPDKIFIVGTVESLWNLADEYIKDYEKVIIPFGKNSEEFWKIFEVLTSLDVDNSEIYFDITHGFRSLPLFISTILQFFKNFKNAEVKGVYYGIFEAKEENITPIVNMLPFIELNQWIESANIFKKYGDGREIAQLISKKIREHKGDEEYHPISSLANKFDIYTKSVGFAAADIYLETIKEIEEKLEKVENVPNDIKSFSFIIDELKKETKNFDFNLPKWQLYLILSDVLFHKNRYAQALTILRETLHYYIIEELNLLEQGYKIRDIDSSIGYILKYQQHFFKKEFIKLVEQIKDLRNLANHAFIGEKGGKKSLKKSIEHLQNYINQANKVLQEAPIIDKSNFKLFLLNELEKKKRKYHK
- the cas2 gene encoding CRISPR-associated endonuclease Cas2, with the protein product MKTKLYLICYDIADKKRLYKVRKVVYSFAFGGQKSAVESYLSQKDLEKLIRKLFLRMDAEVDRINIVEVEKDAILLGKAKQLPFDKGTVVI
- a CDS encoding WYL domain-containing protein, producing the protein MNYLTADEIILAIGLTVTKSRKLLAFLMYIQKHRKFCIKHLAELLQTSVRNVQRLKAEIEEFFQISFIPTTKGCYALPQTLAIGDLLPSKRDFGEYEKFIDVLILTNSPFLQYLGFCPNNIIKKDDKIFFIKEPPFEELIATKHLQILKSAIYFKKYIDIVYKSDKTYYFSKVKPLKIVFAENNWYLAILSKDPINNGFKFLRINFIQEITQHPNTFKTPAEVDYFFKNFQSLFTSYNEPFFPVTVKVDAEVARHFKVKKFLKSQKILKEHEDGSLLIEYNINNDNEILLLAKRWLPHMRIISPAYLQKELENLLLKFLNDNN
- a CDS encoding PIN domain-containing protein, producing the protein MIVIDTNIVLRYLLQDDAKMFEEVKDIIENQEILILGEVVAEVIYVLRGVYDVQKKEIVDSLQLLFEYPNITLLPKKYYIIDALRLYTIKNLDFVDALLCSMSQDYMIKTFDKKLQKCVVKK